In Blattabacterium cuenoti, a single window of DNA contains:
- the rplS gene encoding 50S ribosomal protein L19: MSNNFKHQLKKNIPFFNSGYIITVFFEIKEGEKTRLQNFKGIVIKKQGNGYTKTFTVRKISRSIGIERIFYLYQPNIKKIEINKKIKVRRSKIYYIRSLKGKKAKII; this comes from the coding sequence ATGTCAAATAATTTTAAACATCAATTAAAAAAAAATATACCTTTTTTTAATTCTGGATATATTATTACTGTTTTTTTTGAAATTAAAGAAGGTGAAAAAACAAGACTTCAAAATTTTAAAGGAATTGTTATTAAAAAACAAGGTAATGGATATACAAAAACTTTTACTGTTAGAAAAATAAGTAGATCTATAGGAATAGAAAGAATATTTTATCTTTATCAACCTAACATCAAAAAAATAGAAATAAATAAAAAAATAAAAGTAAGAAGATCAAAAATTTATTATATTAGATCACTTAAAGGTAAAAAAGCAAAAATAATATAA